The sequence below is a genomic window from Streptomyces sp. NBC_00582.
GTGCGCCCCTCGCTGCTCGGCATGAGGTGCGTGTACGTGCGCAGGGTGAACCCCGGATCGCTGTGTCCCAGGTACTGGCTCAGGGCCCGGATGTTCTCGCCCGCGTCCAGCAGCACGGACGCGTAGAAGTGCCTGAGCGCGTGCATGCCGTCCTCGGGGGCCGACGCGTACCCTTCGCCGCGCTCAGGCTCCGGGATGACTCCGGCGGCCGCCAGAGCGGGTTTCCAGTGGTGAGCGTTGAAGTTGCTCACGCGGACGTGATTGCCCCCGACCCCGGTGAACAACAGCCGCTTCGTCACGGGCGGGCCGTCTGGCGTACGCCAGGGAAGCGTCACGTCCACCGGGGCGAACTCCTTGGAGTGGTCCCGCAGAGCGGCGGCCACGGCCTTAGGGAGCGGCACGTCACGGACCTTGCCGCCCTTCGGCAGAGCGAAGACGTACTTCCCACGGATGCGCTTGAGTTGGTGGTCGACGGTCAACCAACCGCCCTCGTAGTTGAGTTCGTCGACCGACAGGCCGAAGATCTCGCCCTGTCGCAGGCCGCATCCCGCTCCGGGGTCCACGGTGGCCCGGAAGCGCGGTTCGAGGGCGGCCCGTACGGCGAAGACCTGCGCGGCCGTCCACGGCACCACACGCGGCTTGCCGGGCTTCGGGAGCTGCACCGTGCGGGCCCGGCACGGGTTCTTGCTGAGCAGCCCGTCGTCGACCGCCGCGCTCAGCGCAGCCGAGACGGTGCCGACAATGATGCGGCGGTGCGACTCGGCCGGCACGGTGTCTTCGAGCGCCGCGATCCACGCCCGGATGTGCTCCGGCTTGAACGAGCCGAGCGGGCGCGTCCCGATGTGCGGATAGGCGTGCAGCCGAAGACGACGCTCAGCAGCCTCACGGCTGTTGATCTCGCCCGTGTGGGAGTTGACCCACCGTTCCGCGTACTGCCGGAACGTGGTCCGTGCCGTGCGCGGGTCGATGTACTGGCCGCGCGCCATGTCGGCCTCGGTCTGGGCGAGCCACTGTTCGGCGAGGCGCTTTTGACGGTCGGGGAAGCTCTTGCTCTTCTCGGTGCCGTCGGGGCCGACGTACCGGGCCCGGTAGCGCATGCCGGTGCCGTGGCGGTCGGACTTGACGCGTACGGTCCTGCCGGCGGCGTTCGTCTCGGTCTTGAACCAGCGGTCTTGGATGTGGCCTGCCATGTAGGGCGCGGTCCCTTCTGGACATGACGAAGGGATGGGCACGGTGTGCCCATCCCTGGTGGTGTAACGGGGTGTGCTGCGTTGCTGTGTCAGGCGGCGGCCTGGTCGGCGTGTTTGCGGTCGGTGACGTAGGCGTGCACGTCGGCGGGGTCGTAGCGGACGTACTTGCCGATGCGGAACCCGGGCGGGCCGGTGCGCTTCTTGCGCCACTGGTAGACGGTTTCGACGGGTACCTCGAACATCTCGGCGATGTCGTCGGGGGTGAGGTACCGGTCGGGGAGGCCGCCCCGGAGGGTGGCGCGGGGGTCGGTCTTGACGGGGACGGGTGCGCTCACTGAGTCCTCCGCGAGTTGGAAATACATTCCTGTGAGTCGCGACTCATCGGCACTCAGCGGCACTCAGAGTGGTCTTGAGACGCGATGAGTCGCGACTCAGGCAAATGTGGTTCGGACACGTTCACCGTGATTCCCGTGTAGGTGACCACCTGCCGGCCGTAGGCGTCGCGGGGTCGGGAGCGGCTGAGCTGGGGGACAACGGAGAGGAGGTTGCGGCCGAAGATCTGTTTGGTTCCGGGGCGTAC
It includes:
- a CDS encoding tyrosine-type recombinase/integrase — encoded protein: MAGHIQDRWFKTETNAAGRTVRVKSDRHGTGMRYRARYVGPDGTEKSKSFPDRQKRLAEQWLAQTEADMARGQYIDPRTARTTFRQYAERWVNSHTGEINSREAAERRLRLHAYPHIGTRPLGSFKPEHIRAWIAALEDTVPAESHRRIIVGTVSAALSAAVDDGLLSKNPCRARTVQLPKPGKPRVVPWTAAQVFAVRAALEPRFRATVDPGAGCGLRQGEIFGLSVDELNYEGGWLTVDHQLKRIRGKYVFALPKGGKVRDVPLPKAVAAALRDHSKEFAPVDVTLPWRTPDGPPVTKRLLFTGVGGNHVRVSNFNAHHWKPALAAAGVIPEPERGEGYASAPEDGMHALRHFYASVLLDAGENIRALSQYLGHSDPGFTLRTYTHLMPSSEGRTRKAVDGVYLAADPQDHGPETAQAA
- a CDS encoding helix-turn-helix transcriptional regulator; protein product: MYFQLAEDSVSAPVPVKTDPRATLRGGLPDRYLTPDDIAEMFEVPVETVYQWRKKRTGPPGFRIGKYVRYDPADVHAYVTDRKHADQAAA